From a region of the Mauremys mutica isolate MM-2020 ecotype Southern chromosome 12, ASM2049712v1, whole genome shotgun sequence genome:
- the LOC123345767 gene encoding killer cell lectin-like receptor subfamily F member 1: MDSFNTPVRNSDFVLDPSTILMWHRRYVSDSSEEEGVTEGSPNAQPLMDTSEPKPDTLVRPPDEPDGLSLSTPSDCRSEELPGDKANGKDGAQPFTVPGPAACEQVGRPLASEQILWFDSSRWGQRFLCSLEPSVGQGESVEGHLFLLFLSVSGQAWKMEDEEGYTVLNLRRQEKTTPRLSPGRIQDSPLSSQCWKRMLGILGAVCIILTLAVIILTVLVFQCGSHEGRTGTPPNAPADSDSGQRRLNSAEGSSSSSPEDVLTHLRQNLCELQTQSNATGVGSECKLCPMDWLSHRGKCYWFSKGNKDWNGSRDDCPRKRSHILVIQDQDEMEFIQNVTQGKYPVWIGLNVTSPEEKWTWVDGSILNQNLFPVSGPAVRNSCGVIKGNQVRSEMCSAEFKWICQKDAVLI, from the exons atggactccttcaacACCCCCGTCAGAAATTCGGACTTTGTTTTAGACCCAAGCACCATACTTATGTGGCACAGGCGCTACGTCAGCGacagttctgaggaggagggagtgaccgAAGGGAGCCCGAATgcccagccgttgatggatacgtcGGAACCCAAACCCGACACCCTCGTGAGGCCCCCCGATGAGCCtgatggcctctctttgtccaccccctcaGATTGCCGCTCGGAGGAGTTACCGGGGGACAAGGCAAACGGAAAAGAcggcgctcag CCTTTCACAGTGCCAGGCCCTGCAGCTTGCGAGCAGGTTGGTCGGCCTCTTGCATCTGAGCAGATCCTGTGGTTTGACAGCTCGAGGTGGGGCCAGCGCTTCCTCTGCAGCCTTGAGCCCTCAGTCGGACAGGGTGAGTCTGTGGAGGGTCATTTGTTTCTTCTCTTCTTGTCGGTTTCTGGGCAAGCCTGGAAGATGGAGGATGAAGAAGGTTACACGGTATTAAACCTCCGACGCCAGGAAAAAACCACCCCCCGCCTGTCACCAGGGAGGATCCAAG ATTCTCCTTTGAGTTCCCAGTGTTGGAAACGCATGCTAGGGATTTTGGGGGCTGTTTGCATCATTCTGACATTAGCCGTGATCATTCTGACTGTCCTGG TTTTCCAGTGTGGCTCTCATGAAGGCCGGACGGGAACACCCCCAAATGCCCCTGCGGACAGTGATTCCGGGCAGAGAAGATTGAACAGCgcagaaggcagcagcagcagcagcccagaggaCGTCCTCACTCATCTGAGACAGAATCTGTGCGAGCTGCAAACACAAAGCAACGCAACAG GTGTAGGCTCTGAGTGCAAACTCTGTCCCATGGATTGGCTGTCGCACAGAGGAAAGTGCTACTGGTTCTCTAAAGGGAATAAGGACTGGAATGGGAGCCGTGATGACTGTCCAAGGAAGAGGTCTCACATCCTGGTGATCCAGGACCAGGACGAGATG GAGTTCATACAGAACGTCACACAAGGGAAATATCCCGTTTGGATTGGGCTTAACGTTACATCCCCAGAGGAGAAATGGACCTGGGTGGACGGCTCCATCTTAAACCAAAATCT GTTTCCGGTATCTGGTCCAG